The DNA segment AAGCTTACGGGCCAGGGTATGTTATAGATAATATCCACTACAAACTACCACCACAGCCGTCCACCAATCACACCTTCAACTACACCACCAAGCAATGGGAAGACCCCCGCACCCTGCAAGACCTCAAAGATGCCCAGTGGACCCTAATCAAGCAGGCCCGCTCCAATGCCGAGTACGCCGGCTTCACATGGGACGGCTCGACCTTTGACAGTGATGCCATCAGCCAGAACCGCATCACCGGAGCGGTGGCCTTGGCTCAGATGTCGGACCAGTTCTCGATTGGCTGGGTGCTGGCAAACAACCAAGTCCGCACCTTGAATCAGACCGACATG comes from the Candidatus Moraniibacteriota bacterium genome and includes:
- a CDS encoding DUF4376 domain-containing protein → MTDTVFTAISKQTGEVLYSGTAYNPSVFSEGDTVVLEGKAYGPGYVIDNIHYKLPPQPSTNHTFNYTTKQWEDPRTLQDLKDAQWTLIKQARSNAEYAGFTWDGSTFDSDAISQNRITGAVALAQMSDQFSIGWVLANNQVRTLNQTDMMQVGAALGQHVAAQFAKGVLLREQIEAAATKAEVEAVVW